In Mytilus edulis chromosome 3, xbMytEdul2.2, whole genome shotgun sequence, the genomic window CCATCTAAAACCAAACTTTATCAAATCATACAACATTTGGTAAATCTTATGTCTCTTTTATAGCTTTGattatgattttttgtttgttttatcagaTCTTCAGCgtttataaagctttaaatagTTTGGCCGGGAGCATAACAAAAGACACACAAAAAGCTTGTCGAAATGCATAGATGGTTCAGTAAAATCGGCACTATCACCAGTCACAAAGTTCATACCCATTTGAAGCGTAGCGCCATCTTCTACTAGATTATCTGCTATCAGCCTTCCGATCTTTTTCTCCTCCTGAGTCGGTTTACTCATGGACAGTTCTGGAATGCTGAAGTTACAGTCTACAATAGCATCTAAGTGTGACTGGTGGATCATGCCGTCTCCTATTGTTCGTGGAAGGTTTTTATTGGTGGCacctataaaaaaaatgatagctaATAAAAGTACCGAGAAGGAAAATTAGTATCATATGTGAACATGGCAATATATTGTCCCTTTGTAATCTGATGAAGGAAGCACTGTGATTAAATTTCTGATAttaacatttgtatttatttgtgaACTGTTACAGAAGTATGCATATTTACAGTAAACAttcttgaataaataaatttggtgtatttactgtcttctgattggttaaaagaattagctttattttcaatgttatcaatttttatgacgacacgcccactctaacgttgtgtattcatacgcaaacatctgtgtacgttgttattcgtattaatatacatctttgagccttatttttgatagaaatttatttataatgaatggcaataattcattttgaatttattgaaccattcgcggattattcaatgtgaagagtcaaaaattcattttatggttcaataaattgcCATTcattaaatgacaattttttttagagTTTGATATAACCATAATATAAATGCAAAAATCATTGCCAGGTATTTAATAGTGCAAGTAATGCTACTATCGCCATACCAAGAATCCGCTTGTTTGATACAATTCTTCAGTATGCAATCGCAATAATAAATCTCGCATTTTTTCCAATGTtcaaaaattgtaataataaaattaacacaataatttctaaatttgcaTTTCATTTATGTGCAGATGTACAATAAAAATCTAGATGAGTTTATTTTGAACACAATCATCACATCACTTTCTTTTGTAAAGTTTATACTGACAATCTTAATGAGAAATAAAAGCGTTTTATGGTCTATATTTTAAATACCAATGATATACTTGGCATTCTGTATGGCAGCACGTGTACAATCAACACTGGGTCCTAAGGAACAGAATCCATGTTTATCAGGTGGCGTTACTGATATCAAAGCTACGTCAAGCTCAATCTTCTTCAGTCGAAACAACAATGGTATCTCATACAGAAATATAGGAGTACTGTCAGCTCTACCTTCACTCACTGCAGAACGAGAATTAGCAGCAAGGAAGAGTGAATTCGATCGAAATATTCCTGAAATGTAACACATACTCATTAAGACTAATAATATTTCAGTAGCACATGTCATTGTCTTATATAAAAAcattggtttatatatatataaaacgtcgcAAGATACTGGTGTTATTTTGGTGAAATCGTGGACAAGACACATGCATCTCATTaatctataaacaataaaattgttaATCTGAAgtgttatttatcattttaaagcTGTTAAATTCTACTTTCAGaatattgcaattttgtatatgaaacagactattttccttaagtaaaaatcaatataacctttaattttgaatattgtttCATTGTCCCGCGTTACGCTTTAAGTTTGTGAAATTCTGAATATCGATGAAATGAAAGAGAATCAGACCTAACATTTATGTGATTGTCGATCCTTTTCGGCCTtttctaatgaaaaaaaatgccACAGGCTTTCCTTTTGCTATATATCCTTTTTTgatagtattatttttatttttctgcaaTATATATGTTTTCATCCATTCACGTTTTCAGTAAAGAGGtcgaaatttgaaaaagaaaccaaaCCTTGGTATTCAGGATTATTGTATCTGCCTGCGCCCTCGGTATGGAGATGTATAAGCTCTACATTCTTCAATCGTGAGTTCCTTCCATGATCACACATAGCCTCTATTAATGGCAATGGAGTAGCTGCAGCTCCATGGATGAAGACTTTATGCCctgaataataaaacaaattttgttttaatgactTTATGGTTTCAGAATAGTTTGCCTGCAAATTTTTTCATGACTGTTTTGAATTtccacaaaaaaaagaaaatcacgcTACGTGTATTGCTTCATTTGAGGATACCAGCACCATCTGATTACAATGCCCCAATTCTTTGAGCGTAGGTGCggattattcatttttttggAACTTACATTTGTTTTGATACtttaatcaaaaacaaattagtTTAAATAACATGCAGGGAcacacatttttcttttaaatgacaTGAGGGCTTAtgtttacttaatgtattttGTACGACCTTGTTCATTGTAAGTTAAcccaaggttttttttatttattcaaacttAATCGTATTTCTTCAAAACAATTCCTATATTCCAAACATTGGTGAACCTTTAATTGCATtcttaattgatatttttatactGTTTGTCAGTTTCAAAGCAAGACAAAGAATACTGTATGCTTATGGAATTGCTTTCTTTCAAGTTCATCGTCATTGTTAGTTATTTAAAATCCTGAATTTGTTTTCTTTCGTTTTACCATCTCTGCTAGCCAAACATTACGATTTAGTCCCTCCCTTGGTAGACTGGATCGAAGATGTcgtgttttgtgtttttgttttttagcgAGCAGACAACAAAGCGTTGGGTGAACTCTTTCTAAACTCATATGTTTACAGATTTGCTTTAGTTGACAATACTTTACAGATTAACCAAATCTGATAGATCAACTATTTTAAGGATTCCGAGACATTGTTGTGGTTTTTGAATTTCACCTTTAAATAAAAGCTGTGAAATGTAATTATAATAGCACAGAGCTAAAATTAGTTAAATAGTGTGTAAATACAGCCTGTCAAGGCCAGCAAAACGAAATTAAATCGATATCAAAAGGTCAAGTAGTGGTCAGTAAAATTAGTTTACCTTGTCTTGATATAGTTTAATTTTTCATGTATCCCACTTTAAGGATATAGCAATTCGAATTACATAAATTAAAATGGGGGTCTGAGTAGGAGTATAACATTGTGGATTAGGCgactattaaagaaataatattgtattattatGTATAAATCAGCTGACTGACAGCAATTAAATGAAAGATTACGGAAACACGGCTGGGACATTATATACTCCTGTGAATTCAAACGAAGGTCCAGAGTTGACATATAAGTATTACCTCAAAATGGTTTTCTCTTGGTTTAATTATAATAAAACCAGGTGCCCACAATTAGTATATCCAATTATGAATTAAGAGCGACTTACCAGACTGAATAACTTGAACAGCTTCATCTGCTGTTTTGTTCTGAGGATATGTATCTGCCAGTGGATGGAACGGTTCTGGAGCATATAGGTAAAAACTTCTCACTCTCGTGTGTCCAACTCCAAATTTGTCAAGAATTCGTAAACTCGAATGTATACCCCGTAATGAAAATGCCATGGTAAAAACTAATCCAacttgttataaattttaatgaaGAATGTTAATTTTGTTATCGGACTTTAATGGAAAGTAAACTTGAGAATGCATCATCTTGATCGtaatttacaacaaaacttaATAGCGCTCTAGCATGTGATGAATCCATTGATTATATCTATGATCTGCTATGAATTATTGTCTgtttccatttttattttattttttctactgATCAAAACTAATTATAATCATTTCACAGAGATAGTATAGAAAAAGTGATACgat contains:
- the LOC139516862 gene encoding succinyl-CoA:acetate/propanoyl-CoA:succinate CoA transferase-like — its product is MAFSLRGIHSSLRILDKFGVGHTRVRSFYLYAPEPFHPLADTYPQNKTADEAVQVIQSGHKVFIHGAAATPLPLIEAMCDHGRNSRLKNVELIHLHTEGAGRYNNPEYQGIFRSNSLFLAANSRSAVSEGRADSTPIFLYEIPLLFRLKKIELDVALISVTPPDKHGFCSLGPSVDCTRAAIQNAKYIIGATNKNLPRTIGDGMIHQSHLDAIVDCNFSIPELSMSKPTQEEKKIGRLIADNLVEDGATLQMGIGSIPNAVLAELTDHKDLGVHSEMFSDGVVDLVENGNITNALKNVQTGKTISTFAIGTKRLYDFMDNNPFVEMCDVSFTNSTAVICQNPKVTAINSCIEVDLGGQVCADSIGERIYSGFGGQIDFISGAALSLDGRGKPIIAMTSSTKRGESKIVNMLKNGSGVVTTRAHVHYIVTEYGIAYLFGKNLRQRAYELIKIAHPNHRERLEKEAYERMKCMPSPY